The Vigna angularis cultivar LongXiaoDou No.4 chromosome 6, ASM1680809v1, whole genome shotgun sequence genome contains the following window.
GAGCTGCAGAGACCCATCATTCATGGCATCTCAAGCTCGTTCCTTTCTCATCTCTCAGCCACACTTCTAGGCCCCCAAAGCCCTCAACACATTTCAAACCCGATCCCAAAAAATCTACTGCCACccccgccgccgccgccgccgccgccgccgcacTCTACGATGAACAAGAACGTATTCGGCAGCTCGCCGCTGATGACAAAAACCCTTCACTTGACGTGGGGCGTAATGGCCGTCCTCTCTTCACCTCGGCACCTTCCCTCTCTCACCTCTCCCGCAACGACGTCTGCACCTACTTCAAATTCACGTACTATTTTCCTCCAACCTAGTTTTTCATCGTGGCATTTTGTCGAACACTTTTTGTGCGTCTTTGAGTctcacgtttttttttcttttctggatTCTGCGATCCTGAGTCGGTTTTGTTTTTCAGGAAGGATACCCTGAACGCGGTTTTGCCCGAGGGATTGCCAGTGGGTATGGTGAATGAGTTTCAGGACTCGATGCGTAAGGCTTTACTTGTTCGCCAGAGCTTCTTGGATCTCCGTGATAACTTCAGGCGCGTGGTGGATCCACCAATGTGGTCCTCTAATGGTAAAGGTGCGGTCTTTGTTGTTTTTATAGCCCCAGATGTTTGATCCTGCTGGATTCTTTTTTAATGCATTATTAGGCTCAAATCCTTATGTTTCAATTTTCATTATCAAGTAAGCttaagaagataaaatttgGTTGTCCCGACTTGAACTTGAAGCAATAGAATCTACTGCAACATTAGTAAGTACTATAATTTTCTCATAAATTGTATGACCGCACACACTCATTATCTATCATGCTGTGTTAACTTACTTGGTAGCTGCAGTTTTCTATGATGCTAGCTTGATAGCATCAATGTGCTAGGTTGCTGGAAAAAAGTAGGCCGGCTCAAGAGCCTATCCCTTTTTTGGTTTTTATCCTGCTAGCAAAACCAGGCTCCTGTAATCCAATAAATGATGCTTCTAGTCCTTATTGTTCAATTGTCCAATCAATGATGCTTTAGTCCTTGTCATGATCAAATCCAATATCATATGGGCACTCAACGCTCATCTAATTcaagaaataatataaagaaaataatttcaaataaaatgttaagttcAGTCATGAAAGATCAggcaaatattttttttactagtatTTTAATCATtgaaatcatttaatttttatgtatccTTTTAGTTAATAAGATAAAAGcacttttataatttcattcaaacaCCTCTTATCATTTTGGATATGAACTTGAGTCTGTATCTTCTAAACACTATATTTACTTACCTTAAAGGAGCTTTTCACAGTAAAAGTTTTggataattttttctaaataatattatctAAACAGACCCACTATCAAGTATGGTGAGTTTGctattatttgtaataatattattttttttactgcctgaaaattaaacattttttacagGAGTTAAAGTTAGGAAGCAAGTGGTGTTAGATGGTCCTGTTAGCTGTGGGAAGAGCATTGCGCTTGCAATGCTTGTTCAGTGGGCTCGAGAAGAAGGTTGGCTAGTTTTATATTTTCCTAAAGGCAAGGACTGGACCCATGGAGGATTTTTCTACAAGCACCCACAAACTGGTTTATGGGACACACCTGTCCAGGCTGAGAATGTCCTCAAGGCAAGACTGAATTTTAGCGTCTTTAGTTTAATTGTGTTTGCTCTTTTAACTCGGGGTAAGATATGCTAAAGCCATTTTCTGTGACCTGGCCATTCTTTAGAATGTTACAGAAGGGAAAATGATGAAACAAGGTGTTTCTTGATGACTTCTTTGGCAGCAATAAGTGAATTTATTAACGGCTGCATAGTTGCCGAGGATGGTATGGTTGTGAGATGTATGTGTTAGTATGAATCAAGTGGTTTCCTACTCCTGGGTCGATTGGAAATCTATACAACTATTTGCATTCACATAGTTCACCTGGCAGTTTATCTATAATTATCAGTATTATGTTGCAAATTTTTAGATGCATATTTATATGTCAAAATGTGGTTTTTGGTACCCAAACTGTCAAATTGATGAGTTTAGTCTttcaactataaaaaatatttgattttagtCCCCTTTCCAACTTTTTAGGGGTGAAGAACCACTACGCaatgttaaattaaaacatgaaaaatagactaaattcacatattttgGAAGTTGGAGGATTAAAATCCTCAATTTGAAATTACATAGACCAAAATTAAGTTTGAACTTAAGTATAGGGactaaaatcacattttttttctctatctatACCTAGCAACTTTTAGTGAATAAAGAAAGAATGAGTATGCCTTTCTGtcaattttattagttttttaaactGCATTCTTGCTCGGTCTTTATTGTCCTGAATCCTTTTGAGAGTGTATTTGTTTTAACTCACCCTATGGTGTTGCAgttatctttttataatattgtatcGATGAACATGCAGTCTAGAGGGGAATATCCCCAGATTATCCTGTTATAATGTTGTGCACTATCTGTTGCCGACCATGTTATGTTACTTGTTATGAGCTGGCTTATTATAGTTCTCAACCCCTATACATATAGGTACCAAAACAGATggatttttaatgaaataaattttgaatctgAAATTCCGAGGAACAAGGAAAATGTTTGTCcttctttgtttattttgatttatttgatTTGGTTGCCTGGTTTTATTctacatattaatattaatacaaaCCCTTATTCTAcatattaatattgatataaaCCTTACTGTTTTGTTTTTGGCTTCCTAGACTCATTACGCCGAGTTATTTTGACTGTTATGTATGGCTCATTTATTTCCAGGATTTTTTGAAGTACAATGAGTCCTACCTAAAGGAACTTCCATGCCAAATATTTGATCCAATCGTATTAGGTGAGGGTGCTGGTGTTGGATGGTTGAAAGATGCTGATTCCTTGGCAATTCCTGAAGGTACAAATTTATACGAGCTGGTGAAGACTGGTATTGAGCAGACACATGCAGCTGTTGGAGTGGTAGTTCGTTTGAGGAAAGAGTTATCACTTGTTAAAGACAGGCCTGTTCTTATTGCAGTAGATCAAGTGAGAAACAAATTCCTTGATGCTAAATGATTCCCATTCTTtgaaattaattgttttcaaaattggGTTATGTTATATTTTGATTGTCTGTCTTCTTTTGTGGTTGCCTGTATCCAGTATAATAACTGGTTTACATTCAGTGAATATGAGGAGCCAGTCACTATCCGGTCTTGCCGGCCAATACATGCTAGAGAACTTACAATGGTTGGTACATTGCTTTGTTTTAGTTTAAAACATACTTTACAATATATTGCATTACGGATTATATTTCTGCTTCTAGAAATGTGCTAGTTTCATGCATTTTTATTGGGTTGCTGTAAGCTTACTTCTTTGAAAGTGTTGGTCATGTTTTTGGTATGGGATGGGAAAGAGACCTCAATTTCTGGCATCTCTATTTGTCTTCCCTAATTTACTCGTGTCAACAATTAGGCTTTTGCGCCAATATTTAGATACCTCCTTCTTACTATTGCAGGTGAAGGCTTTTAGATCAATGATGCATGATGATATGATGGTAGGTGCTTTTTCTCATTCAACAGCAGTAGGAAAACTTAGAAAAGAGTTACCAGATGTTCCAGCAGATGCTCGTGTTATGTTTCCTCGATACAGTTTGGATGAGGCCGAGACTGTGTGCCATTATTATTTAAGGTATGCTTACACAGTCGTAGTGTCTAGTTTCATCtgttaataaaacaataatttgttttatgataaattttccCTTCAATAAACTTTGTCAAGTTTTTCTATTTGAAATGTATCATTGTTTAGGCAATATCCCATACATATCTAAGACATCAATAATATCGTCAAAATAAGGAGATACATTCTAAATTTTTCATTTGTCCTTCAGCAAGTGACTATCATTTGTTGGTTATTGTTACAGCAATAACCTCCCTAGTATATATCCAACCTTTACCATGTTTTGGATGTTACTAATGCAAACAAATTCCTTAGCTTGAAAATTTGTTTCAGTTTGTTGAAGTTGTGTCATTATTTTTGACAGGCAAAGGCTAATTCGTCGCGAAGCTTTCTCAGAAGAAAACTGGAAGAAAATTTACTTCCTGTCCAATGGAAATGGAACTGAGATTAGGGGGTTGGTTCCTTTCATGAGATAACAGATAACAGACGCATTATTTTTCACCATTGAGATGTGTTCTGattgtgatttttaataatatctaTATCTCACATTTGCTTCACCGTAGGATACAGATGGATTGCTGTTGGCATGGTCCATTTCAACCTTTTTGATTAGCATTAACAATCTTCTCAAAGGCGATGTACTATTATGTATATTAACCACTTGCATCTTATAGTTTCAgaatcaaaaataatttttttgacttTCGCTATCTTAAACGTTATTTACAAACTAATCACACCCAGAAGCACACGTATCCAACGTATTTTTCATATCTCTCCTTGTTGTACAGGCACCATTAAACAAGTATATAGGAATATGAACGGATCAAGATGAATTATTTTACACTTGAAATTATTTCATGTCTtctgtaaaaataataaacacgcgtaaaacattatttaacatttcaaagaagaaaaaagtagtGTTTCGTGTTGtgtaattttaagatatttatataaaatgtaattgAAAGACGAATATAAAATGTACTATTTAAGGATTAAAGTATAAAATAGTTTGCATGTTGGACGGATCAGTTCACTTGagaaaatatactaaaatttagCATAATACAAGAACTAAGACTTGGAAttggaagataaaaagaaaagcattagTTTAAAAAGAACCAGTTTCTCATTGCTAGGTGCTATTATCATCAGCTCTCGTAAGCTTCAGTGACTCCATCTCTTCCCTAAACTTGGGCATCGAAGCTTTGGGCAGGGAAACAAAGACCCTAACTCCTGCTTTCATTGAAGGATCCAAGTTACTAGGAGGCAAGAAAAGGCATAAGTCCACATACCCTAACATATTCCACGGAACTGGTATTATATTCACTGAAGCCTTCCATCCAAAGTTCACTTCTTCCAACAAACTCAGCTGTCTCCAATCTGTTAACACCACAGATGCACATGTTCCTTCAACCCTTATGTTTGTCTGTCTAATTGTCTCTAACATGTTTATTGTGTTTCTGATATACTCATTATTGGAAGGAAGCTTTTTGCTCTCTTTGATGAGCTTCACAATCTCTGAGAATGGTCTTTCATCAAGTTCTTTCACTGTTTGCACCACATATGAACCCACAAAAGCATTCCCATAATACCCTTCAGGCAAGGGTGGATTCAACAGACGTCTCACCCCTACAGCTAAACACAACATAGTTTTCCCATCAGAGTTCAATTCCAAAGCTCTAGCCCTTGACCTCCAAACATAGGCACCAAGTGTTTCAACAGTTGTGAAGCTTTCCTTCACATCAACACTTTCCTTCATCAGTTCCATTTTGAGTCTTTGTATGCTCTTGGCGTTGAAGTTAAAGCATTCATGTGAAATCTCATTGGTTGGCCAAAATGGTGAAACTGCCCTTGAAGTCTCATCAATGGGAAATTGGAGTTGTTCCTTAAGAAGTGTCCCCATTAGTCTCTCCCTCTCCCACACAGGTTTCACCGAGGGCTCACTTTTTCCACATGCAAGTTCAGCCAAGGCTCTGAAGAATTGAGATGCACCAAACCCATCACAAACACTGTGTGACAACCCCATGCCAAGAGTGAAACCCCCACAGAGAAACTTTGTCACCATGAAAGCCAGGGCGTGGTTTTCACCTTCAGAAGGGTTATCATTATTAATGACCAATTTCTGTGCAGTTGGAACATCGATCCCTTCTAGATAATGAAGAGAAGAGAGTTCACAGTTAGCAGTTGCCTCCAAAAATGGAACTCCATCAGCATTGCAGTTGATTCCAAGTTTTCCATCATCAAATGTTACTATCTTCCCAGCAAGAGGATAATAGTAAACCAAAACCTTTGAGAGAGCTTCTTTTATCACCTGAGCAGGATCAAGTTGGCCATTTGGGGAATCAAGATTTGCTTTGTAAACATAAATGGTCTGACACAGAATGTTGAGAACAGGATCACTGTCAATGGTGGACAGAGGAAGAAGTTCAGATGGTGTGGGCTTGCAGGGTTTAACTATAACAACATCCTTCATATCAAGGACAAGGGGTGTCTTCATGTTTTCCATGGAATTTAGCGGATAAAAAACTGAGATGTGAGGATATAAGTGCATGTATCAATATGTATATATAGGTAGAATTGCTTGTGTAACCCTCCTTTAGGTTTCATCCATCCATTGTGAGGTCGGAATCATTACACTCCCATCTCTAGAAGTGGGCTTGGTTGAAGAATTTGACAATGACACACATGAAATAGGAAGGTGACACCTTCATTAGGAGGGAATTGAGATTTGAAAACGTAACTAACAATTATACTACCAACTTTCGTGCTCTAGCAGAAATTTGTAACATTCTTGTTGGCTAAATAGACTAGTGAAgattacaacaaaataaatgaaattagatATCCCATTTGATTTTCTAATGTGTGTGACTTTCTCGAGAAGATTTAATAATGAGATATGAATACAATTCAAAACATTCAAACGTGTTTGTAAAACGTGTTTGTAGCTTTAGCTTATACATATTGATACATATACTTGTATGTGAGTGATGCCTTAGTTTATTTTGGTTGACGTCATGTTGTGTTAGATGAACTAAGTACTCTATATAATAGTGAAACTTGAGAGCTCCTATGGAAAATCTTGTTGTTGGTTGTAAGTGGGTTTTTGTTATAAAAGTTGGTCCTAATGGTATTATTGATCTCCTTAAAGTCCATTTTGTGGTCAAAGGTTAAACACAAATTTTTGGGTTAGATcatgatgatattttttttcagtGACAAAGATGGCTTTTGTTCGTTTATTTATAGTCATGATTGCTTTCAATAATGGTCTTTTTATCAACTGGATGTCAAAATTATGTTACTTAATGGAGATTTGTAGGAAGATATTTATGTGGAACAACCTCCAAGATTTATTGCTCAGGAGAGTCTTCTAGATTGGTATGTTGTctatacaaatttttatttggCCTAAAATAGTCTCTTAGGACCTGGTTTAGAAAATTTAGcagtgttgttcaacaattagGTATGACACAGTGTGAGACAAATCATTCAATCTTTTATCGTCACTCGAGTGTTGGATGTGTCTAATTGATAGCATATGTTGATGACGTTGTTTTTATGAGCAATGAAAACTATGAGATCTCTCACATGAAACAACATCTTTGTCACTATTTTCAGACTGAAGATCTTGGTAAACTTAGATATTTCTTGGATATTGAGACAACATAATCCAACGATGGTATAATTACATCTCAAGGAAGTATGCATTGAATATTCTGGAGGAAACTGAGTTgatgaatttaaaatctattgaAAAATCCATAGATCCTAAAaccaaactcctaccaaatcagggggagcctatGTCAGATCCTGAGCAGTATAAAAGATTAataggaaaattaaattatcttacCTTTACTCGTTTTGACATTTCTTTTGTAGTCAACATGGTAAGCTAATTTCTTAATTCTACATGTGAAGATCATTTGAATGCAGTCATAtgtatattaaagtacattaaaggatTTTATGGAGAAGGGTTGTTATATGATTCCAATAACCATATAAGAGTTGTTTGTTACCCAAATGCTGATTAAGCATGATCTCCTTCTGATAGAAGGTCTACTTTTAGATATTGTGTCTCCATTGGTGataacttgattttttttggaaagtaagaaacaaagtgttgtggTAAGATCTAGTGCAAAAACATCATATATAACTATGACCTTAACCAGTTATGAACTTGTTTGGCTTAAGCAATTGCTTAGAAAGTTACAATTTGAAAATGTCAttcaaatgacacttatatgtgataatcagaTTGTTCTTCATATTAGTTGTAATTCTATATTTTATGAGAGGACtaaacacattgagattgattgtcatttcattcgagaaaagaTTGTATCAGGAGATATCAAGACTAAGTTCATTAACTGAAGtgatcaataaacatatatttttactaaatttttacGAGAAccaaaaattgattatatttataacaaacttgatagatataatttatatatacaaactTGGATGAAAATGTTAGATATCttagattattatatattttatatttatttttatcttgagttatttatattctattattttgttattattctttagtTTACATTTTGCTTATCTCCATGtttccttctttacttctttatAAACAAAGTATCATTTTATGCAAGTGAAATGAGTACAGAAATAGTCCTATATATGTTCACCCCATGAAAGGATGCGGtgttatcattatcattatctTCCTTTTTTGTTAACTGGAGACACTTGGAAAAGTTTGATGAGTAAGGAGTCAATGTGCTGGGGACGCTTGAGCACTGCACCAGTGGCtggataatatatattttctgttttggaCCAAACACAGTAGTGGAGATCGAGGAGAGGTGAATATGAGCAGATAATTTCCTAGATCGCACTATGTAAAGTTATTGGTGCAGGTTTCACACCCAGAAATCACAAGCAAGTTTGTACCTTCACACTTAAATTCTTCATAATTTCAAAGGAATTTCTTGATCGAGCATTATGTAGTGTACAAGAACATCTACGCACTATATCAAATCATAATATATCAGaaagtttttttctaaagcAAGCTAGACACATACCATGTGCTTTGTGGAATACAGCCACGTACTTGCACATGTAAATGGTAAGATTTTCATACcaaaattttgttgaaaaaaacTGTGAATTCGAGtgtcattaaataaaaatagaaagttAAACATCATGTAAGGATAAAGTCATATAAGTTTATTgtctttaaaattttgagttaaaaatgatattaatcttttatacatggattaaactcatatttcattAATACGTAtcttccaaaaatatattttaaaagatccATGATACCATGTGCTTTGGGGAATACAGCCACGTACATGTAAATTGTAAGATTTCCATACCaaacttttgttaaaaaaaaaatgtgagtcTAAGTATCATTAgataaaaaatgagaaagttaaacacatgtaataaatattgaagatctataaatttattgtctttaaaattttggatgAAAAGTGATATTTGTTAGAAGTCTcgcatcaactagagataaggccaatttataatatataagtgtgtgcaaacctcactttataaactggttttgtgggattgagttaggctgaACTACCCACTAATGTCTAGTCTTATGCTCGAGATGATGTCTATACATCGGCATGAGGGGTTGAGTTAGAGttaaaatctactttttaacaattttaatttttgttgtatgaATAGAACTCATATTTTATTGGTATTGTATCTTTCGAAAACATTTCTTAAAAGATTTATGTGATATCATAATCAAAGTCTTTCTTAGTAATTTAGATAGATTCAtgcattgaaaattttcttgacGGTCACACAAAGTCTCTTATGAATATGAATTTGAACAGTAATGTATTCTAAAAGGGTTtgcaattttattataataaaacttgCATGAAAatgtctaataaaaaaattacttttattgaatattgatggataaaaaatttaaggtgttcgaattaaaaattattttcaaatcgATATGGGCTAAAAGGGATTCATTCTGCATGATTTCCAACAATACACTTTATATAAGAGAGTTTGATAATATGATGAAGGTTAACTCGTCCCATACTTTCGTTATATGGTTTGTAACAAATATGTAGAAAAAGATCATCACAACTATTTAAGGAATTTAACcctttcaataaataaattttcatgttCAGACCAGACAATGCAGTTTTGGTcctatatttaagaaaaataaagttatgaatCAATAATCATCACAAACCATATTGAAACATAATGTGCCTAGGACATCCTATTATTTGTGTAGCATTATGCTTTTCATGATTTCATATTGTAATGAGGAGTTTTAGAAAGTACtagattgacaatgttggttGGTAAAGGAGGTTATAGGAGCGTGTCAACAGACAACAGGTGTTATGGAAGTGCGTATCACTGTCAATCGTATTTAAATCTGATGTTTGCTGATACCAAATTTCAGTAAATATCCAGAGAGTTAGATGTTATTAGCCCTTCAAGGTTTTAGGTTagtttcttgaaaaaaaaaaaggtaaataatATAATACGATAAGAAGAggataaaaaagtattatattttttttaatattataaagacCTAAAATAAACAATACTCATTATAAAAGGTTAACCGTTATGAATACTAACCAATGAAGTTGGTATGAGAGAAACTTATTTTCAAACAAGTGTTATATACAAAttattcaaactttaattttgatCCATTATTGATAACAATTAGAATCactttaaaagtttaattttagatttatctGTAACACCAAATTGAGATTTGCATCATTACCTTTTTCATCCGACTAGATATTTACTTTTGCGACTGAGGCAGAACAATTCTAATACGTGTGATTGAACTACATATGTTGTTTGGCTTTAGTCTTTATGAACTTGGTTTTTGGACATAAACTTGGTACCACTCTGTAGAGTTTCATCGAATCAAATATTTAACACATACTATTTAATTAGCTACAAATGTTTTGGGTCAACATTTAAGCATAGTGGCAATCGAATTTTTTTCTCCTCAAAATAAGATTGGGTGTTCTAGAAAgctattaaaaaaagtataacaaTGGAATCTAcatgcaacaaaaaaaaaaaactattttatgtaGATTAAATGGCAACCACAAGTTTATACGGCATCACATTTTTTATAAACTGTAGAAGATAAGCacactacaaaaatacaaatagaGAGAGAATGTGAAGATAAACTACATTAATAACATCCTTAGTTGTCGTTTTTTATATCTCAATAAAGAAACGAAATTTGAGACAGATTCATCCAACCATGGTCCTCTTCCGCCCTCTTTGTCGCACTGCAAGTTGTGAAAATTATGGAAGTAAGAAGCATGTATTGAAGAAAAAGTGTAAAAGTTGAAGAAAGTAGAAGAGGGAGGGTATAACCTTGTGCTAGCTTGTTTAATGTGGATGACCACTGTTTTGACGACTTCCTGTATGCAGCAAGAATTTGATCCATCTGTTCAGACAAAATCCAATGTTCAAAATTGTTAGTCAATTGATTTCTTGTTTATAATCATACCTTCTGTTTGACTAAGCAGAAAACATATTATAGAAAAAGGCTTCGGTTTCTGTTTGCGGAATGTGAAGTTAGATGACATGGATCCATAGGGTGGTGAAGTAAATCTCAGCTTCTTTGACACAAAAGGAAGTGCTATTGTTGGTCAATGAGAAGTTCATTTGTGAGATAAAGAGTTCATCCTATTCAATGCTTTGTTTCTTTAGCACAAACATTGCCCAAATCAACTTTAGTGCATACACTAGAAAGTCCTGATTGTAAACAGTTGAAAACAGGAATAGGAAATTGGGCAAAAAACTTATCACAAGCATGGCAGACCTCTCACATTGACAGCTTTAATTAAGTATTAACACAAGAGCATGTTTATGAAAATTAAGATGTAAATTGTAACGCTTTAATCTAGGTGTACTAAAGCTAGTTTCAACAGAAGATTTTTAGTATAACGTACCCCAAATTATGTTTTATGCTACTTTTAGCACTAACTATGTGGAGTGCCCCTCTAATTCAAATTCTTAgaactgaaaaataaaaccGTCTTCATCTccttaattttctattttctatggCATCACAGTTAAGGGGAAACGAAAAGTTGGCTTACCACATTCCCACATGATGAATGCATTGAGATAAAAGATCTTTCCAGAACATACAAATCAACAGCTTTATCTTCTGGAAGAGTTGAAGTGAAGCTCAAACCAAAATCAATAAGAACCTATGTAAAATACACTTGAATTCTGTAACAACCATTgacaatatttttcatattgcATAGCATTAATGGGTAATTGGATATTACAGGACCTAAGACATGAATGGACTCACCAACTGCTTGGTATCACTCTTCAACAACATGTTTGATGTTGTTAAATCACCATGAATAAGACCACCATCATGTAACTTCCCAATTGCTTCACCAATTTGGGATGCTATATTGTCCAGCCACTCTTTATCAGTCCCACGTGACCCGATTTCAAGGAACACATCTTTGACTGAAGAGCCAGTAACATATTCAAATGTTAAAGTGTGCAACACGTGATCCACAGCATACAGCACAGGAGTACAAACACCAAGTCGCCTTGCTTTGGTCATGCACCTAGCCTCCTGCTCAAAAAAATCAATTGGTGAAATAAAACATTCAAGAAATAAAACAATGCACAGCTTAATATACAGAGCTTCAGTGTAAAACAAATAACACAAATTGTCTAAATCTAACCGCATTTAAGCGCTTGAGGGTCAATTTTGAATCCAAAGCTGGATGCCTGTACTTCTTTGAGAAGCGTTCCTTGACAACGGATTTCCTTCCCACAAAAGAAGACTCAAAAATCCTCTACAAAAAGGAACGCAAAAGGCCATAATTTAGTCAGTGCTATTTCACAAAAAAGAATCATCCAAAGCAGTGGGTTGAAGAACtaccccaacaacaaataaaaacctTATCCTACTGGGTAAGATTAACTATATGGATCTCACAATGCTGATGGAGTCAATTGCTAGGAATTTCCTCTAAGCTTGAATTGAAACTTTTAGAGGAAGAGCATTCCATAGTAT
Protein-coding sequences here:
- the LOC108342170 gene encoding uncharacterized protein LOC108342170; this translates as METEADSRDTSLILLKQGAEARIFESSFVGRKSVVKERFSKKYRHPALDSKLTLKRLNAEARCMTKARRLGVCTPVLYAVDHVLHTLTFEYVTGSSVKDVFLEIGSRGTDKEWLDNIASQIGEAIGKLHDGGLIHGDLTTSNMLLKSDTKQLVLIDFGLSFTSTLPEDKAVDLYVLERSFISMHSSCGNVMDQILAAYRKSSKQWSSTLNKLAQVRQRGRKRTMVG
- the LOC108342488 gene encoding spermidine coumaroyl-CoA acyltransferase — encoded protein: MHLYPHISVFYPLNSMENMKTPLVLDMKDVVIVKPCKPTPSELLPLSTIDSDPVLNILCQTIYVYKANLDSPNGQLDPAQVIKEALSKVLVYYYPLAGKIVTFDDGKLGINCNADGVPFLEATANCELSSLHYLEGIDVPTAQKLVINNDNPSEGENHALAFMVTKFLCGGFTLGMGLSHSVCDGFGASQFFRALAELACGKSEPSVKPVWERERLMGTLLKEQLQFPIDETSRAVSPFWPTNEISHECFNFNAKSIQRLKMELMKESVDVKESFTTVETLGAYVWRSRARALELNSDGKTMLCLAVGVRRLLNPPLPEGYYGNAFVGSYVVQTVKELDERPFSEIVKLIKESKKLPSNNEYIRNTINMLETIRQTNIRVEGTCASVVLTDWRQLSLLEEVNFGWKASVNIIPVPWNMLGYVDLCLFLPPSNLDPSMKAGVRVFVSLPKASMPKFREEMESLKLTRADDNST
- the LOC108341148 gene encoding uncharacterized protein LOC108341148, which produces MLRSLTRAAETHHSWHLKLVPFSSLSHTSRPPKPSTHFKPDPKKSTATPAAAAAAAAALYDEQERIRQLAADDKNPSLDVGRNGRPLFTSAPSLSHLSRNDVCTYFKFTKDTLNAVLPEGLPVGMVNEFQDSMRKALLVRQSFLDLRDNFRRVVDPPMWSSNGKGVKVRKQVVLDGPVSCGKSIALAMLVQWAREEGWLVLYFPKGKDWTHGGFFYKHPQTGLWDTPVQAENVLKDFLKYNESYLKELPCQIFDPIVLGEGAGVGWLKDADSLAIPEGTNLYELVKTGIEQTHAAVGVVVRLRKELSLVKDRPVLIAVDQYNNWFTFSEYEEPVTIRSCRPIHARELTMVKAFRSMMHDDMMVGAFSHSTAVGKLRKELPDVPADARVMFPRYSLDEAETVCHYYLRQRLIRREAFSEENWKKIYFLSNGNGTEIRGLVPFMR